Proteins from a single region of Hordeum vulgare subsp. vulgare chromosome 6H, MorexV3_pseudomolecules_assembly, whole genome shotgun sequence:
- the LOC123402750 gene encoding ubiquitin-conjugating enzyme E2 22-like: MATNENLPPNVIRQLAKELKNLDQSPPEGIRVIVNDDDFTSICADIDGPGGTPYENGVFRMKLVLSRDFPQSPPKGFFVTKIFHPNISSNGEICVNTLKKDWNPTHGLRHVLLVVRCLLIEPFPESALNEQAGKMLLENYADYARHARLYTSIHALKPKSKPKSGTISESTSVNVDQSSTNLCETAPSTPVALCATAATKVPGSNSLDQNAPAEPTVGSSTALPKKEGPVAKKKMDARKKSLKRL; this comes from the exons ATG GCAACCAACGAAAACCTCCCACCAAATGTCATTAGGCAATTGGCTAAAGAATTGAAGAATCTTGACCAGTCACCTCCAGAAGGGATAAGAGTGATTGTGAATGACGATGACTTCACAAGTATTTGTGCAGATATAGATGGCCCTG GTGGGACTCCGTACGAGAATGGGGTTTTCCGGATGAAGCTAGTCTTGTCCCGTGACTTCCCTCAATCCCCACCGAAAG GATTTTTTGTGACTAAAATATTCCATCCAAACATATCAAGCAATGGTGAGATCTGTGTTAACACGTTGAAAAAGGATTGGAATCCTACTCATGGATTAAGGCATGTTCTACTG GTGGTGAGATGCCTGCTGATTGAACCATTCCCAGAATCTGCGCTCAATGAGCAGGCTGGAAAGATGTTACTTGAGAACTATGCGGACTATGCACGGCATGCAAG GTTATACACGAGCATTCATGCCCTCAAACCTAAGAGTAAGCCCAAGAGTGGCACTATCTCTGAGTCAACTTCTGTAAACGTGGATCAGTCAAGCACAAATCTATGTGAAACTGCACCATCAACGCCCGTGGCTTTATGTGCTACTGCTGCTACCAAAGTGCCGGGCTCAAACTCGCTGGATCAGAATGCTCCCGCTGAGCCCACTGTTGGATCATCTACGGCATTGCCCAAGAAGGAAGGACCTGTtgctaagaagaagatggacgcgagGAAGAAGAGCTTGAAGAGATTGTAA